The sequence TCGGGAAAACTAATCAGATCGACCTCGATACGAATTTCACCGTAGAAGTTTCGCGGATTGGGATCTACCTTTGTGTAGTCACAGTAGCAGCTCTGTTAATAGTTCTCGTGATCTGCCTAAGGTATCTTAACACCTGTTTGAACAAGAGAATCGAGCGACGGGCCCAAGGCGAGCTGATCAGGGGCAGGATTCCACAAGTTTAAGCATGGAAATGTACATTCGTGAAATATTTAAGCACTTGACACTATACTGTCAAGCAAGGGAGATGAGTTCATAGAACCCCGGGTCGAGGTACATGAAAATAGAGAAGTCGTGAGAGCACACATTGAAGGAAGGATCGGGCACTATCTGCTCTGTCCCGACAAGCTATCGAAGGAGACTTATGTGCGTACCTCCAATGATTTGGACGTGGACTTTGCGGATGGAACGAAAGCAGTGGCTGTGATCAAGCTGGTTTACGCAGGAAAAGAAGTTTGGATCTACGAGATCGAGTGGGAACGTGACTGTATGTTCGCGAAGTGGTTAAACGAGAAACATTATGACTCAGTGAAAAGTGCAAATAGTGGTAAATAGTGGTTCCCGTAAGTTCTTAAACAAACTGTAAGTAAATTCATGACTGAATGCACTGTGTAGCACAAGTATGTTAGTATTTTAGCAAGTTAATGGCCAATGTAATAGGGCAATTAGTTAAACAAATAACGGAAGTTAgagtttatttaataaagttagGACCTAGTAGACGTAAaggtcaaatattaaataaaaaacaagcaGAAGCCGAAGAATTGTATACACAATTTGTCAGTTTTAAGGAAAAATTAAGCGAGCAAGTAAAATTGGGTACTTTTGATGTAAGCGTAGAATTAATTAACCAATTAAGCGTAGATTTCCTTAAAatcagggctttaaataccgttaaaaagttggtatcgtcaccacaaggtgacagatttaacgttaagttctaactaacgttagaccaggtaccgttagttatactactctttaccggtaacaaaatggtaacgttagcagttgtcaatttgagctaacgttaagtcaaaggtatcgatacactatttttaatgttagtaggtaacgttaacagctgcttatttaccgtttgattcaCTGATAGatgccatcatcgttgacaatcgagcgaatgttcattcactctcaagcagagatgggcatttcgtaattgattcctggttccacgattactcgaaattactttgtaatctgattaccgattcccagattaccttgtaatctaacaataccgaattactaagtacactTCCAATTAAGGTATCAGGAATCACCTtttctaatattacaattactagtaattggaatcaatgtcgattcctcattacaggaatgcattacttgattcctttcagattatatttcgtactactactatcaaaagtacatttcgatagtagatattATGTTGTTGATGTTGGCTTAATAGATATAGATGCACCTTATTTGAATCAGgagtgcagatttcgaaaatgaccattttggaatccaagatggcgaccatgcagtatgtcataaaagtcgtcatggatgtcgttttatacgtTTCAGGGAGTGAtacgataggttgttcagtgcgtgtggttctgaagaggaacgaaagttttattatttttgcgctagatccagccctataaagatttttctctctttttcttcttctttttatacgtttttagggttccgtagccaaatggcaaaaaacggaacccttatggattcgtcatgtctgtctgtccgtgcgtacgtcacagccacttttttccaaaactataagaactatactgttgaaacttggtaagtagatgtattctgagaaccgcattaagattttcacacaaaaatagaaaaaaaaacaataaattttgggggttccccatacttagaagtcTTAGAACTGCACTCAaaaattttcatcaaacccatgtaCGTATGCGGTATCTATGGAtacgtcttcaaaaatgataatgaggtttctaatatcatttttagggttccgtacccaaagggtaaaaacgggaccctattactaagactccgccgtccgtccgtccgtccgtctgtcaccaggctgtatctcacgaaccgtgatagctagacagttgaaattttcacagatgatgtatttctgttgccgctataacaacaaatactaaaaacagaataaaataaagatttaagtggagctcccatacaacaaacgtgatttttgaccgaagttaagcaacgtcgggcggggtcagtacttggatgggtgaccgttttttgcttgttttgctctattttttgttgatggtgcggaaccctccgtgcgcgagtccgactcgcacttggccggttttttctaaactgaatagtttgcacgagagacacttccaaagtggtataatgtgtgtcccccctcccccctgtaacttctaaaataaaagaatgttaaaactaaaaaaaaattacattaccatgcaaactttcaccgaaaattggtttgaacgagatctagtaagtagtattttttaatacgtcataaatcgtaaaccgcaattttattatgttacttgctgctacggaacccttcatgggcgagtccgaccacagaataactaacagtactaccgtacagaaaattcactccttcacaaaagtcagatttaggtataaaattacacctatattatatcgccgcctgcaagcaaaattgaaacttataaccgctcatgaaccgtgaatctcctttgcgcgccgcagttttatgaccgagctgtgagtgtcggcacggggttattacttgacaagtttttatacctaaagtctatttttttattcggtagactgaaatgacagttcatagtatgaacataaaatgtcatttcttactatgaactgtcattttagtctatcgaataaaaaaatagacttttatacccactgatttattatttttaagataaatatgtaggaattacaaacgttgattatgtaaacatacattttttatccggagatagtaagtatgtctgattctcacggaagtaagtttcgaagccattgtgtattttcaattttgctcgagtgccgcgtgacacgactatcgtgcgcgccgagcggcagcccactgccatacgcctgtccgatgggcgcgccggccaaatgtacctaaactgcggagtgacacccccctggtccgactcgcacttggctgctttttttaatttccatttcacagatatttgtgacacaCCTTCGTGGCATTCAGCcattaaagtggtaacacactgtcgcaccgcgcCGCGGCctcggagcgtcgcacccatgggTGAgatcgagaaagagatatctgtttctctttctcgctctcacttatgggtgcggacGCTCTAGGGTCGCggttagggcttgcaaatattcgaaactttcagatattcgaatattcgactttttctgacgacgtattcgaatattcgaataattattcgaatattataaaaaataagaaaaggaacgagaaatcggtttattatcgttttattcaaaagcttttttcacatattactaaaactaaggatatttggcagaaatccacttaattgactagattttatcatcctactatttataagatacccacatttataaaaacaagtaaaacgacaaaattagacgtatttaatatttctacatataacttattataaatgcgtcgttgcgtgaaataatataactttaaccatccaaacacctaggtatgcaagatattttttttagtacgtaattattttccgatttaaattaacttgtaatcactcagaggcctgtaaaaaggcctttaatttcatagtattttgaatctttattgactttatttgttttggcaagttatcattcctaatggtcggctaattatataatattggaatatttaagggaaaaagttagttgagtactgggtggattattcgtcagctaaaggtgcatggttagattaccaagttgggcaggttcggtatgattaaatttgagaattgcgataagtggcaaggtttagacttcaaaaattcgcttaacgaccttaacgtacgcttgtactgaataaacagaatgaccctttaacttaaaacttacgcaccgtaaaaataacatactttttgatttcgttttcttttaaattgagttaggtttcactgaatattcacgaagtctatcgagaggaatacagtaaaaatattatttccttcgtatttgggtacctaccgttccttattcactgtaaatacccgtaaaacacacagaaactgtaactacagcggatgacgtagatttttttatagtaataaaaaatattcgaatattcgaaacctgagcgaccgaatattcgaatatcaaaacaggtcgaatattcgacaaattcgaatattcgaattgcaagccctagtcgcggtgcggtgcgatggtgtgttatcactttaaaaaaaaatataggcagTATTTGGTTTATGGTacgatttcttttttttttttttcatctttataggggtatatcctaaaccgtacgtcgtagcgcaaaaataatcaaatattcaTTCCCCTTTATGAAACTCCTaagtcatatttaaaaaacacaaaaaaagaaaaaaaaggaaagaaaaatatttatagggctgtatctcctaaaccgtgcgtcgttgcgcaaaaataataaaatgttcgttCCTCTGtacgaaacccctaattaatatttaaaaaaaaaaacaaaaagaagaaaaaaaaactttataatgctgtatctcctaaagtgtcctaaaccgtacgtcgtagcgcaaaagtaatcaaactttcgttcccctttaggaAACCctttaataacatttaaaaaaacacaagaaaagaaagaaactaataggtaaatagaagaaaaaaaaggaaataaaaatctttatagggctggatCTCCTAAACcgcgcgtcgtagcgcaaaaataataaaaatttagtTCCTCTTCAGAACCGCACgccgaacaacctatcacattaggacattattattatttcacattGCATGTAATAATGTCTCAAATAAGAATTTAAGTTTCACCATTCTAGATGTTAGTTAGTTaatctatatacatatattccaTTCTAGattaacataaagaataatgacataagactatgaactctaactactagaattaaagtttagttttactaacgtacctacataattctCTTTAATCGAATCCAATTTAATTGaatcatttttacaagcaagcagtaacatcaataaataggtgtctcatttaatataatccgactaaattacatttcagcaacacctcaacatatttcacaaaataaatcaagacattatccaacctatataatcttgacgtatattatatcaaagacgcctgtacctaatataaaccgaccaagtaacgaattagctataccatcatatttaacaaactaatttatgacgttttgcaaccttcttattttggcaaatatattccgacacagccgggtggtattctatctgtccaatctcggtccaatgtgtatttgcgtctcacattttgcttaatgagagagtgagacgcaatgcatattggacaaagatcttaaacaagtagaataccacctctttcatttgataaacataaagaataatgacaaaagactatgaactctatctactagaattaaagttgagttttactaacgtacataattatctttaatgtattttgactgattctatttcaatttgacagaagccctgccgtatttatggtcaataaggtctactagCCTTGTGtgtaaaattgtgtatgaaattacaagcaaatatcagcttaaagaatgatagtgttaacgttagtttggtaacgttagtttataatgtgaattgggtaacgttaacaagccctgcaataaaaagtaaaattaccggtaaaattaacgttaactagctaacgttataataatgttaagttatcaagtatcgttaccatttactaccggtaataaggtatttttatgattttaacgttaagtaacgttactttataatgtgaattggtaacgttaacaagccctgcttaaaatatataaagagaTAAAAGAGTTGTGTACGGAACAACCTATAGAAGAAGAAACCATGGcgacttttaatttaaaaacagcGTTAAGCTTATTACCAGTTATGGATGGAGATGAAAAGGTGACCAGGCAGTTGATAGACAACATAGAATATTACGAATCAACTCTCTCGTCAGCTGACTGTAAAAAGAGCTTGATTAATTTTGTACTCAAAAGTAGGCTCTCGCAACTGGCTAAACTAAAATTAGAGgaaaaatattcaaatgtcgAGGGTTTAATAAGTGATATGAGGTGTAAATTACTACCGCAAAAGGCTGCAACGACAATACAATCAAAATTACAGCAGATGCGACAAGATAATTTAACCATTTCTGATTATGGACAGGAATTGACGCAATTATTCGTAGACCTAACGATTACGCAGGCCAATGGCAATAGTAAGAATTATGATGTTTTGAAACCGCTCAATGAAAAGATAGCCATAAAAAGAATCGCTGATGGGCTGCGGAATCGTCGCATAAGCACCATTATAGCCGCCAGAGACTTCACATCATTAAAAGACGCGGTACAAGCCGCCCTGGATGAAGTTGCTACAACCCCAGGAACAGGCGTTGTCGGTACGTATCACA comes from Cydia amplana chromosome 15, ilCydAmpl1.1, whole genome shotgun sequence and encodes:
- the LOC134654780 gene encoding uncharacterized protein LOC134654780; amino-acid sequence: MATFNLKTALSLLPVMDGDEKVTRQLIDNIEYYESTLSSADCKKSLINFVLKSRLSQLAKLKLEEKYSNVEGLISDMRCKLLPQKAATTIQSKLQQMRQDNLTISDYGQELTQLFVDLTITQANGNSKNYDVLKPLNEKIAIKRIADGLRNRRISTIIAARDFTSLKDAVQAALDEVATTPGTGVVELPWQH